In Puntigrus tetrazona isolate hp1 chromosome 7, ASM1883169v1, whole genome shotgun sequence, the following are encoded in one genomic region:
- the rpl34 gene encoding 60S ribosomal protein L34 → MVQRLTYRRRLSYNTASNKTRLSRTPGNRIVYLYTKKTGKAPKSACGICPGRLRGIRAVRPQVLMRLSKTKKHVSRAYGGSMCAKCVRDRIKRAFLIEEQKIVVKVLKAQAQSQKSK, encoded by the exons ATGGTACAACGTCTGACTTACCGACGTAGGCTTTCCTACAACACTGCTTCAAACAAGACCAGACT GTCCCGTACGCCAGGTAACCGCATTGTGTACCTGTACACCAAGAAGACTGGAAAGGCACCCAAGTCAGCATGCGGCATCTGTCCCGGTAGACTGCGTGGT ATCCGTGCTGTGAGACCCCAGGTTCTTATGAGACTCTCAAAAACCAAGAAGCATGTCAGCCGAGCTTATGGTGGTTCCATGTGTGCCAAGTGTGTACGAGACAG GATCAAGCGAGCTTTCCTCATTGAGGAGCAGAAGATTGTGGTCAAAGTACTGAAGGCACAGGCACAAAGCCAGAAGTCTAAGTAG